GTTTCAACGTCGGGACTGTCGAGAGGCAGGAGCAGATGCACATTTTCGCCGGCGACGCGCAACGCCTCGCGGCTGGTCGCCAACAAATGTACCGACGGCGCAGCGTGAAAGAGGCGTTCAGCGAGAGATGCGACGGCCTCTATTACATGTTCGCAGTTGTCGAGGACGATCAGCATCCGCTTCTGGGCCACAAATGCGCGTATGTATGGTTCAGGATCAGGCCCTTGGACTACGCAGCCAAGCGCCGATGCGAGGGCCGCGGGAATGACTGCTGGATCGGTAAGCAAACCGACGTCGAAAAAACAAATCGCATCTTCGCCGAAATCTTTGCACAGCGTATTGGCGACTGCCACGGCAACGGTGGTCTTTCCCATTCCACCCGGCCCCACAACGCTGACAAAGCGCCGCGTCAATAAGAGCAACGATAGAACATCAACAGTTTCATTCCGGCCGACCATATTTCGCGACACCGCTGGGAGGTTCAAAGCTCCGGGAGTGCTATTCGTTGAAACATGCCGGATCGGTGCGACAAAACTGTAGCCACGGCCAGCAACGTTCACCACGTACCGGACGCCGTCTCTTCCTTCTCCCAGCGCCTTACGAAGCGTGGTGACGCACACGCGAACATTGGCTTCTACAACAAACACATCCGGCCAGACAAGTTTGAGAAGCTCGGTCACACTGACGACCTGTCCTGGGCGACTCGTCAAGACAATTAGGAGATCAAGAGCTCGGCCGCCTATAGCTACAGGAACGTTGTCCTTGACCAGCAATCGCTCGCTGGCGTTTAAGCGGAAAGGGCCAAAATATATTCCTTCATCGCCACCCGATTGGGCAGCGTTGGCCGCAACAGCCCCCGAGCTGGACGGCCGTGTGCTCGGGCGCAGCGACGCTCGATTATTTGGCATCCCCTAGGACCTATAACGTACCAAGACTAACCCTTTCTCCAATTCCGCAAAAACCCCCGACCAATAGCACAGCGCTTTAGCACAAGGAGCGTCGATTTATGATCGGCCGTTTTTCCTCTGCGCATAACCCGATAAGTCGGATGATCTTCTCCGCGCGCACCGATATACGATGATCAAATCGTCGCAAATGTACCTTCGGATGCGCCCGGACACGCTAGCCTCCAAGGTGAGTAAACTTAAGACTCTTCGTTTGGAGCCACAAGTTCTTATTTGAGGCGCCGAGCCGTAAGCTTAGCGGACAAACGGATATAACATACTTGTACCGGCCTAATCGGCCAGCCCACTGCAGGGCCACCGAGTTCAACCAGCTTGACGATCCGCCGTTATGCCACCAAACACTATTGGTAATAGAAGCGGGCAATACAGCGCGAATAAATGCTCTCTCAGCTGTACAAATCAACTTGGCGTCTTCGCCGGGCCAAGGAATCAAAGTTGAGCCTAAGTTGACACTCGGTCAATATTGCACCAGTTTGCGGCAGCTCATCGCACGGTCATAGGAGCTGGAGGCATTTGGGGTGGAACTCCTTCTTGCCTTGCGACATGAATCAGGGAGGTATTAATGTTTCCCCGAGCTTGGTTTGGGCACTGCCTCCGGCCCAGCCGGTTCGCGGTGGCCGCATTGATCATACACCTTTCTGCTGGGTTGCTGGGCACCTGTGGGTTGACCCAACCAGCCATCGCTCAGAGTGCGGACTATCCAAACCGTCTTGTGCGTATTGTTCTGCCGTTCCCGCCCGGCACGTCCAACGACCTGGCGATACGAATGCTTGCCGAGAGGCTGTCGAAGCAATGGGGTCAACCCGTAGTCGTGGAAAATAGACCTGGCGCCTCGTCAATCATCGGGACCGTTGTGGTAGTGAAGGCGCCCGCGGATGGCTACACACTGCTGGCGACGATTTCGCTACTCGCCCAGAATCATACGCTCATAAGGAATCTACCCTATGACGCGCTTCGTGACCTGGTGCCCGTCACGGAGTTGAACCGCCAACAATTGGCCGTATATGTCCGCGACGATTCTCCCTTCTACAGCGTCGCAGATCTTCTTTCGCATGCTAGGACGCATCCTGGCGAACTTAAATTTGCCACTTGGGGTGTTGGCTCGACTGCACACCTGATGATCGAAAAAATCCGCCTCGACAAGAGCGCAGTGATGACGCACGTCCCCTACAAGGGCGGCACGGATATAGTCAGAGCGGTTCTATCCGATGAGGTGGATGTGGGTGCCGGTGACTTGCGTATCGCGAGCCGGTCCCGTCTAAGAGTAATCGCTGTAACCGGCCCATCCCGCTTGATTGCATTACCGCAAGTGGGCACACTTGCAGAGGCGGGAGTTGACGGATTTGGAGACTACAGTTGGTTTGGCCTATTCGCCCCGGCAGGTACGCCGCCGGAAATTGTCCGGAAGATCTCGGATTCTATCAACCGGGTGCAGTCCGATCCGACGCTCGCCAAGCGGCTCACAGATGACATGTTGGCCACACCAACTTTCACAACGCCCGAGGAGTTCTCAAAGATTTTTCAGGAGAGCGTTAACACTT
This window of the Phyllobacterium zundukense genome carries:
- a CDS encoding Bug family tripartite tricarboxylate transporter substrate binding protein, which gives rise to MTQPAIAQSADYPNRLVRIVLPFPPGTSNDLAIRMLAERLSKQWGQPVVVENRPGASSIIGTVVVVKAPADGYTLLATISLLAQNHTLIRNLPYDALRDLVPVTELNRQQLAVYVRDDSPFYSVADLLSHARTHPGELKFATWGVGSTAHLMIEKIRLDKSAVMTHVPYKGGTDIVRAVLSDEVDVGAGDLRIASRSRLRVIAVTGPSRLIALPQVGTLAEAGVDGFGDYSWFGLFAPAGTPPEIVRKISDSINRVQSDPTLAKRLTDDMLATPTFTTPEEFSKIFQESVNTWASFIKATGVATDQ